From a region of the Haloferax volcanii DS2 genome:
- a CDS encoding proline dehydrogenase family protein — translation MIPPIANNFVAGETADGAVSHVESLNRDGIAGILNLLGEHYTDRTAADPDADAYVDLVRRLGATDLDGCVSVKPSQIGLDISDRAFRENLDRIVDAADAEGVFVWVDMEDHETTDVTLNAVDDLGHRTGGNVGVCVQANLKRTRDDLERLAEVPGKVRLVKGAYNEPASIAYKEKSKVDEVYRDLLEQMFTEFDGGIAVGSHDPHMIAHARRLHEQYGTPYEVQMLMGVREDGQRDLADAGIETWQYVPYGDKWFSYFYRRVRERKSNALFALRAVAGI, via the coding sequence GTGATACCCCCCATCGCGAACAACTTCGTGGCGGGCGAGACGGCCGACGGAGCGGTCTCGCACGTCGAGTCGCTGAACCGCGACGGCATCGCGGGGATACTGAACCTGCTCGGCGAGCACTACACCGACCGGACGGCCGCCGACCCCGACGCCGACGCGTACGTCGACCTCGTCCGTCGACTCGGCGCGACGGACCTCGATGGCTGCGTCTCGGTGAAGCCTTCGCAGATCGGTCTCGACATCAGCGACCGCGCGTTCCGGGAGAACCTCGACCGCATCGTCGACGCCGCGGACGCCGAAGGCGTGTTCGTCTGGGTCGACATGGAGGACCACGAGACGACCGACGTGACCCTCAACGCCGTCGACGACTTGGGCCACCGGACGGGCGGGAACGTCGGCGTCTGCGTGCAGGCGAACCTGAAACGCACGCGCGACGACCTCGAACGCCTCGCGGAGGTCCCCGGCAAGGTCCGCCTCGTCAAGGGCGCGTACAACGAGCCGGCGTCCATCGCGTACAAGGAGAAGTCGAAGGTGGACGAGGTGTACAGGGACCTCCTCGAACAGATGTTCACCGAGTTCGACGGCGGCATCGCGGTCGGCAGCCACGACCCGCACATGATTGCGCACGCCCGCCGCCTCCACGAACAGTACGGGACGCCCTACGAGGTGCAGATGCTCATGGGCGTGCGCGAGGACGGTCAGCGCGACCTCGCGGACGCCGGCATCGAGACGTGGCAGTACGTCCCCTACGGGGACAAATGGTTCTCCTACTTCTACCGGCGCGTCCGCGAGCGGAAGTCGAACGCGCTGTTCGCGCTCCGCGCCGTCGCCGGTATCTGA
- a CDS encoding branched-chain amino acid ABC transporter permease, giving the protein MSAVTSWVTETLVRDATERRIFAVLGLITVLLVVGVLTGVVGLRFLLFQIALVGMYALLSLGLNVQWGYAGLINFSVAAFWGIGAYCAALLTAPNSPLGLGLHPVFGFLGAIVVSALIAVLIGIPTLRLREDYLAIASLGLAEVIRTIILNEDQWTAGSRGISGIPNLLSWLPLTDSATTAAVVVVLIAVVYLFLRRVHRSQWGRVLRTIRSDEDLAKALGKNTYRFKMQAFVLGSVIVAVAGAFYAHLNLYIDPSDLVPLTTFYIWIAVILGGTGSNRGAVVGAAVVIAIREGTRFLNDIGFIQTLGVDLAPLRLLFVGGLIILIMRFRQDGLLPPKDELIWPAARDGSGAGGASPSGAASDGGTASNGGDDR; this is encoded by the coding sequence ATGAGCGCCGTCACCTCGTGGGTGACCGAGACGCTCGTCCGCGACGCGACCGAGCGGCGCATCTTCGCGGTGCTCGGACTCATCACCGTGTTGCTCGTCGTCGGCGTCCTCACCGGCGTCGTCGGACTGCGCTTCCTCCTGTTCCAAATCGCGCTCGTCGGGATGTACGCCCTGCTGTCGCTCGGACTCAACGTCCAGTGGGGCTACGCCGGACTCATCAACTTCTCCGTCGCCGCCTTCTGGGGAATCGGCGCGTACTGCGCCGCGCTGTTGACCGCGCCGAACTCCCCGCTCGGACTCGGACTCCACCCGGTGTTCGGGTTCCTCGGGGCAATCGTCGTGAGCGCGCTCATCGCGGTGCTCATCGGCATCCCGACGCTCCGCCTGCGCGAGGACTACCTCGCCATCGCCAGTCTCGGACTCGCCGAGGTCATCCGCACCATCATCCTCAACGAAGACCAGTGGACCGCCGGGTCGAGAGGTATCAGCGGCATCCCGAACCTCCTGTCGTGGCTCCCGCTGACCGACTCCGCGACGACGGCCGCCGTCGTGGTCGTCCTCATCGCCGTCGTCTACCTGTTCCTCCGGCGCGTCCACCGGTCGCAGTGGGGGCGCGTCCTCCGGACCATCCGGTCCGACGAGGACCTCGCGAAGGCGCTCGGGAAGAACACCTACCGATTCAAGATGCAGGCGTTCGTCCTCGGCTCGGTCATCGTGGCCGTCGCCGGGGCGTTCTACGCCCACCTGAACCTCTACATCGACCCCTCCGACCTCGTTCCCCTGACGACGTTCTACATCTGGATCGCCGTCATCCTCGGCGGGACCGGGTCGAACCGCGGGGCGGTCGTCGGCGCGGCCGTCGTCATCGCCATCCGCGAGGGGACCCGCTTCCTCAACGACATCGGGTTCATCCAGACGCTCGGCGTCGACTTGGCCCCGCTCCGACTGCTGTTCGTCGGCGGGCTCATCATCCTCATCATGCGGTTCCGGCAGGACGGGCTCCTGCCGCCGAAGGACGAACTCATCTGGCCGGCGGCGCGCGACGGAAGCGGTGCCGGCGGCGCGTCTCCCTCCGGTGCCGCCTCCGACGGCGGGACCGCCTCGAACGGGGGTGACGACCGATGA
- a CDS encoding ABC transporter ATP-binding protein — protein MNDDAYEGARLDKDDVVLKTTGLEKAFGGLVATDDVSIEVERGTITGMIGPNGAGKSTLFNLISGFYENDAGHVTVNGEDVTDLEPHERVRKGLVRTFQTPRRLEGMSVREAMLVGPGPQKGESVFSLFFSGSDVTEEERANIEQTRELLERFEIGHLIDQPSTDLSGGQMKLVELARAFTTNPDILLLDEPVAGVNPTLANDIKRFIRELNEEGQTFLIIEHDMPIIMDLADPIIVLDQGKVLMEGSPDEVRSDDRVIEAYLGGAGP, from the coding sequence ATGAACGACGACGCGTACGAGGGCGCGCGCCTCGACAAGGACGACGTCGTCCTGAAGACGACCGGCTTGGAGAAGGCGTTCGGCGGCCTCGTCGCCACCGACGACGTCTCCATCGAGGTCGAACGCGGGACCATCACCGGGATGATTGGACCGAACGGCGCGGGCAAGTCCACGCTGTTCAACCTCATCTCCGGCTTCTACGAGAACGACGCCGGCCACGTCACCGTCAACGGCGAGGACGTGACCGACCTCGAACCGCACGAGCGCGTCCGAAAGGGACTCGTTCGGACCTTCCAGACGCCCCGGCGGCTGGAGGGGATGTCCGTCCGCGAAGCGATGCTCGTCGGTCCCGGCCCGCAGAAAGGCGAGTCCGTCTTCTCGCTTTTCTTCTCCGGCTCCGACGTGACAGAAGAGGAGCGGGCGAACATCGAACAGACGCGCGAGCTGCTCGAACGGTTCGAAATCGGGCATCTCATCGACCAACCGTCGACCGACCTCTCCGGCGGGCAGATGAAGCTCGTCGAGCTCGCGCGGGCGTTCACGACGAACCCCGATATCCTGCTTTTGGACGAGCCGGTCGCCGGCGTCAATCCGACGCTCGCGAACGACATCAAGCGGTTCATCCGCGAACTCAACGAGGAGGGACAGACCTTTCTCATCATCGAACACGACATGCCGATTATCATGGACCTCGCAGACCCCATCATCGTTCTCGACCAAGGGAAGGTGCTCATGGAGGGCTCGCCGGACGAAGTCCGCTCCGACGACCGCGTCATCGAGGCGTACCTCGGGGGGGCCGGCCCGTGA
- a CDS encoding ABC transporter ATP-binding protein, translated as MTERALDVSGVDSGYGEVQVLRDLTLRLESDEIVCIIGPNGAGKSTVLKTVFGLLKPWTGSVELSGRDITGEEPEDLVRVGMGYVPQVDNVFSSLTIDENLRMGGVARSEGLQARIDELYDQFSILDEKRSAKARTLSGGQRQVLAFARALVMEPEVLLIDEPSAGLAPNIVQSVFEDVKKVNELGTAVLMVEQNAREGLGISDRGYVLDQGTVAYEGDADGLLDDPEVSRLYMGGADYEGVEGE; from the coding sequence GTGACCGAGCGCGCCCTCGACGTCAGCGGCGTCGACAGCGGCTACGGCGAGGTGCAGGTGCTCCGCGACCTGACGCTCCGCCTCGAATCGGACGAAATCGTCTGCATCATCGGGCCGAACGGCGCGGGGAAGTCGACCGTCCTCAAGACGGTGTTCGGCCTCCTCAAGCCGTGGACCGGCTCGGTCGAACTGAGTGGGCGAGATATCACCGGCGAGGAGCCGGAGGACCTCGTCCGCGTCGGGATGGGCTACGTCCCGCAGGTGGACAACGTCTTTTCCTCGCTCACCATCGACGAGAACCTCAGGATGGGCGGGGTCGCCCGCTCGGAGGGCTTGCAGGCGCGAATCGACGAACTGTACGACCAGTTCTCGATTCTCGACGAGAAGCGCTCTGCGAAGGCCCGGACGCTCTCGGGCGGCCAGCGGCAGGTGCTCGCGTTCGCCCGCGCGCTCGTGATGGAGCCCGAAGTGCTCCTCATCGACGAGCCGTCGGCGGGCCTCGCGCCCAACATCGTCCAGTCGGTGTTCGAGGACGTGAAGAAGGTGAACGAACTCGGGACGGCGGTCCTGATGGTCGAGCAGAACGCCCGCGAGGGGCTCGGCATCTCCGACCGCGGCTACGTCCTCGACCAGGGGACAGTCGCCTACGAGGGCGACGCCGACGGCCTCCTCGACGACCCCGAAGTCTCGCGGCTCTACATGGGCGGCGCGGACTACGAGGGCGTCGAGGGCGAGTAA
- a CDS encoding RIO1 family regulatory kinase/ATPase domain-containing protein, with product MDLRRLVRGRLGWPRLETVARELARRYDRDSLHIRFLEADNWLSTPMVVDDEWFVKVISKQNSLVHAVFTTGRNLGAFSSGTEGFFGHFGTPLEMAEHELEATKRLRDIGLQAPAPVEAFEVDGLGVLVLEYLPNFHTLDTAPRAEVERLAPELFAALAAMHDNHLAHGDLRAENVLVREDGIYFIDATNVNDEGMRDARAYDLACGLAALEPLVGPKKAVTAALDSYDADALLDAVDFLDFVNIRPDHDFDAASLKGEIEKHAA from the coding sequence ATGGACCTCCGTCGGCTCGTCCGCGGCCGCCTCGGGTGGCCGCGTCTGGAGACGGTCGCCCGCGAACTCGCTCGGCGATACGACCGCGACAGCCTCCACATCCGATTTCTCGAGGCGGACAACTGGCTTTCGACCCCGATGGTCGTCGACGACGAGTGGTTCGTGAAAGTCATCTCCAAACAGAACTCGCTCGTCCACGCCGTCTTCACCACCGGGCGAAACCTCGGCGCGTTCTCCAGCGGGACGGAGGGCTTTTTCGGGCATTTCGGGACGCCGCTGGAGATGGCCGAACACGAACTCGAAGCGACGAAGCGACTCCGCGACATCGGCCTGCAAGCGCCCGCGCCGGTCGAGGCGTTCGAGGTGGACGGTCTCGGCGTGCTCGTCCTCGAATACCTGCCGAACTTCCACACCCTCGACACCGCCCCGCGAGCGGAGGTCGAACGGCTCGCCCCCGAACTGTTCGCGGCGCTCGCGGCGATGCACGACAACCACCTCGCTCACGGCGACCTCAGAGCCGAGAACGTCCTCGTCCGCGAGGACGGCATCTACTTCATCGACGCGACGAACGTCAACGACGAGGGGATGCGCGACGCCCGCGCGTACGACCTCGCCTGCGGGCTGGCCGCGCTCGAACCGCTCGTCGGTCCCAAGAAGGCCGTCACCGCGGCGCTCGACTCCTACGACGCGGACGCGCTGTTGGACGCCGTCGACTTCCTCGACTTCGTCAACATCCGGCCCGACCACGACTTCGACGCCGCGTCGCTCAAAGGCGAAATCGAAAAGCACGCGGCGTAG
- a CDS encoding universal stress protein, which yields MYSHILFPTDGSDCADAALDHAIEHARTYDATLVALYVADVREVGYAAPALSLERVREALLESGEQVLDRVAQAAREAGVEVETVVTEGTPASEIIRHADEREVDLVVMGTHGRSGIDRYLIGSVAERVVRGSDAPVLTVRQESS from the coding sequence ATGTACTCCCACATCCTCTTTCCGACCGACGGCAGCGACTGCGCGGACGCCGCGTTGGACCACGCCATCGAACACGCCCGCACCTACGACGCGACGCTCGTGGCGCTCTACGTCGCGGACGTGCGCGAGGTCGGCTACGCCGCGCCCGCGCTCTCGCTCGAACGGGTCCGCGAGGCGCTCCTCGAAAGCGGTGAGCAGGTGCTAGACCGCGTCGCTCAGGCGGCCCGCGAGGCCGGCGTCGAGGTCGAGACCGTCGTCACGGAGGGCACGCCCGCGAGCGAGATTATCCGCCACGCCGACGAACGGGAGGTGGACCTCGTCGTGATGGGAACTCACGGCCGCAGCGGCATCGACCGCTACCTCATCGGGAGCGTCGCCGAGCGCGTCGTCCGCGGCTCCGACGCGCCCGTGTTGACGGTCCGACAGGAATCGTCGTAG
- a CDS encoding acyl-CoA dehydrogenase family protein produces the protein MDFDIPAEHRMIRDTVREFCEEEIAPIAQDIEDEHRFPAEIFDQLAELDVMGVPIDEAYGGLGGDQLMYALVVEELGRVSGGIGLSYAAHVSLASKPIELFGTDEQKERWLTPLATGEHLGGWALTEPGSGSDASDMDTVAERDGDGYVIDGTKQFITNANVAGSVLVKAVTDPGAGYDGISTFIVDPENDDGFEVTTEWDKMGLNSSPTCELSFDDCWVPEDRLLGEEGGGWKQTMKTLDGGRISIAALSVGLAEGAYGHAKSYAQEREQFDRPISKFDAIRDKLVSMHRKTERARLLTHKAATRYDAGKRVSRESALAKLDASEAAREVAEDAVQVLGGYGYTTDFAPQRFYRDAKLMEIGEGTSEIQHLIIGRELGL, from the coding sequence ATGGACTTCGACATCCCGGCCGAACACCGGATGATTCGGGACACCGTCCGCGAGTTCTGCGAGGAAGAAATCGCGCCCATCGCGCAGGACATCGAGGACGAACACCGGTTCCCCGCGGAGATATTCGACCAGTTGGCCGAGTTGGACGTGATGGGCGTCCCCATCGACGAGGCGTACGGCGGCCTCGGCGGCGACCAGTTGATGTACGCGCTCGTCGTGGAGGAACTCGGTCGCGTCTCGGGCGGTATCGGCCTGTCGTACGCCGCCCACGTCAGCCTCGCGTCGAAGCCTATCGAACTGTTCGGCACCGACGAGCAGAAGGAACGCTGGCTTACGCCGCTGGCGACCGGTGAGCACCTCGGCGGCTGGGCGCTCACCGAGCCCGGGTCCGGGAGCGACGCCAGCGACATGGACACGGTCGCAGAGCGGGACGGCGACGGCTACGTCATCGACGGCACGAAGCAGTTCATCACGAACGCGAACGTCGCCGGCTCGGTCCTCGTGAAGGCCGTCACGGACCCCGGCGCGGGCTACGACGGCATCTCGACGTTCATCGTCGACCCCGAGAACGACGACGGCTTCGAGGTAACGACCGAGTGGGACAAGATGGGGCTCAACTCCTCGCCGACCTGCGAGCTCTCCTTCGACGACTGTTGGGTGCCCGAAGACCGCCTCCTCGGCGAGGAGGGCGGCGGCTGGAAGCAGACGATGAAGACGCTCGACGGCGGCCGCATCTCCATCGCGGCGCTCTCGGTCGGGCTCGCCGAGGGCGCGTACGGCCACGCCAAATCGTACGCCCAAGAGCGCGAGCAGTTCGACCGGCCGATTTCGAAGTTCGACGCCATCCGCGACAAACTCGTCTCGATGCACCGCAAGACCGAGCGCGCGCGACTCCTCACCCACAAGGCCGCGACGCGGTACGACGCCGGAAAGCGGGTCAGCCGAGAGTCCGCGTTGGCGAAACTCGACGCCTCGGAGGCCGCCCGCGAGGTCGCAGAAGACGCGGTGCAGGTGCTCGGCGGCTACGGCTACACGACCGATTTCGCCCCTCAGCGGTTCTACCGCGACGCGAAGCTCATGGAAATCGGCGAGGGGACGAGCGAGATTCAACACCTCATCATCGGCCGCGAACTCGGCCTCTGA
- a CDS encoding FlaD/FlaE family flagellar protein: MPRESRHPTDADGPTGPGLRRNSGARSFDWVDAPTNRAWSDVAHERLLATTAAVTSDGEPFLDEIPRTPRAERVLLDWCVHLVERLGGRGALEMASYYRDIGWIGDEPHDTIRERVVSFTVPADFEDAPTEEDHVRSFSYVARLSAMAESE; the protein is encoded by the coding sequence ATGCCGCGCGAGTCACGTCACCCGACTGACGCCGACGGCCCGACCGGGCCCGGACTCAGACGGAACTCCGGCGCTCGGTCGTTCGACTGGGTCGACGCACCGACGAACCGGGCGTGGAGCGACGTGGCTCACGAGCGCCTCCTCGCGACGACCGCGGCTGTCACCTCGGACGGCGAGCCGTTCCTCGACGAGATTCCGCGGACGCCGCGGGCCGAGCGCGTGCTGCTCGACTGGTGTGTCCACCTCGTCGAGCGACTCGGCGGTCGCGGCGCGCTGGAGATGGCGTCGTACTACCGCGATATCGGCTGGATAGGCGACGAGCCGCACGACACGATTCGCGAGCGCGTCGTCTCCTTTACCGTCCCCGCCGACTTCGAGGACGCGCCGACAGAAGAGGACCACGTCCGCAGTTTCTCCTACGTCGCTCGGCTGTCGGCGATGGCCGAGTCGGAGTGA
- a CDS encoding histidine kinase N-terminal 7TM domain-containing protein, with protein MTSVGQYPHAYALFAAGILAGVVTLVVLGRFRRYSRRVRLPFALLTLSGSIWATAYGFLFLPMTPSAELFYAQLAWAGAAVIPTVWLVFALVYAGEDQLLSTQMLGFLAVEPAVAIALKLTNASHGLLGSSLGPWRAMQPDRFGAPGADFLGPFGPVLVLVAHVVYGFGVAVTGVSVIARTYLKSSNIHRRQAGFLFVAGVIPLAALGGEFFFPFRINPVPVSIGVSSVVVLWALFRHQLFDITPIARDAILSEMRDAVVVLDEQDRIVESNGAASELLARPVSECVGESVLESVRVPSEVQAVLAGRDRAQAVVEDDGTNRYFEVRSEPLGDQTRDRTRLLVFYDVTERRRTEEEFRALIENSRDVITVLNEDGERTYTSPSMTEVLGYQTDALVGEPVLDLVHPDDRDRVADCFDEVVSGDPPVRAEFRVRHKNGTWRRFETVGVNLLDDPAVGGVVLNSRDVTSRHRYEQRLRVLNRVLRHDLRNDMNVILGHADLLLDERIPAESKDHARTIKRKASSLVELGEQTRHIDTTLTRGPSGLEPVEVVERIEAQLDDIESDYPEAIVHRNLPDKMWVTADDLIESALKHLIDNALEHNDRVIPEVGVTVERSATSNDYVEIRIADNGPGVPDAELSVLESGTETPLQHISGLGLWLVQWIIDRSNGRLRFTENEPRGSVAIVGLRSADRAASASDGGTITGESETD; from the coding sequence ATGACCAGCGTCGGGCAGTACCCACACGCGTACGCGCTGTTCGCCGCGGGCATCCTTGCGGGGGTCGTCACACTCGTTGTTCTCGGCCGGTTCCGACGCTACTCGCGGCGCGTCCGCCTCCCGTTTGCGCTGTTGACGCTCTCCGGGAGCATCTGGGCCACGGCGTACGGGTTCCTCTTCCTCCCGATGACGCCCAGCGCAGAACTGTTCTACGCGCAGTTGGCGTGGGCCGGCGCGGCCGTCATCCCGACGGTCTGGCTCGTCTTTGCGCTCGTCTACGCCGGCGAAGACCAGCTCCTCTCCACGCAGATGCTCGGCTTTCTGGCCGTCGAGCCCGCCGTCGCTATCGCCCTCAAGTTGACGAACGCCTCCCACGGGCTGCTCGGGTCGTCGCTCGGCCCCTGGCGGGCCATGCAGCCGGACCGGTTCGGCGCCCCCGGTGCGGACTTCCTCGGTCCGTTCGGCCCGGTCCTCGTCCTCGTCGCACACGTCGTTTACGGGTTCGGCGTCGCGGTCACCGGGGTGAGCGTCATCGCGAGAACGTACCTCAAAAGCTCGAACATCCACCGGCGACAGGCCGGGTTTCTCTTCGTCGCCGGGGTGATTCCGCTCGCCGCGCTCGGCGGCGAGTTCTTCTTCCCGTTCCGCATCAATCCGGTCCCCGTCTCTATCGGCGTTAGCTCGGTCGTCGTGCTCTGGGCGCTCTTCAGACACCAACTGTTCGATATCACGCCCATCGCCCGCGACGCGATTCTCTCGGAGATGCGCGACGCCGTCGTCGTCCTCGACGAACAGGACCGAATCGTCGAATCGAACGGGGCCGCCTCGGAACTGTTAGCGCGGCCGGTCTCCGAGTGCGTCGGCGAGTCCGTCCTCGAAAGCGTTCGCGTGCCGTCCGAGGTTCAGGCGGTGTTAGCGGGTCGAGACAGGGCGCAAGCGGTCGTCGAAGACGACGGGACCAACCGCTATTTCGAGGTCCGTTCCGAACCGCTCGGCGACCAGACACGCGACCGGACGCGCTTGCTCGTCTTCTACGACGTGACGGAACGCCGCCGCACCGAAGAGGAGTTCCGCGCGCTCATCGAGAACTCGCGGGACGTCATCACCGTCCTCAACGAGGACGGCGAACGGACCTACACGAGTCCCTCGATGACCGAGGTGCTCGGCTATCAGACCGACGCGCTCGTCGGTGAGCCGGTGCTCGACCTCGTCCACCCCGATGACAGAGACCGGGTCGCTGACTGCTTCGACGAGGTGGTCTCCGGCGACCCGCCCGTGCGCGCCGAGTTCAGAGTCCGCCACAAAAACGGTACGTGGCGGCGGTTCGAGACGGTTGGCGTCAACCTCCTTGATGACCCCGCCGTCGGCGGCGTCGTGTTGAACTCGCGGGACGTGACGAGTCGCCATCGCTACGAACAGCGCCTCCGAGTGTTGAATCGCGTCCTCCGGCACGACCTCAGAAACGACATGAACGTCATCCTCGGCCACGCCGACCTCCTCCTCGACGAACGCATCCCCGCCGAGTCGAAGGACCACGCCCGGACGATAAAGCGGAAGGCGTCGTCGCTCGTCGAACTCGGCGAGCAGACCCGGCACATCGACACGACGCTCACCCGCGGGCCGTCCGGACTCGAACCCGTCGAGGTGGTCGAGCGCATCGAGGCGCAGTTAGACGACATCGAGTCCGACTACCCCGAGGCAATCGTCCACCGGAACCTCCCCGACAAGATGTGGGTCACCGCGGACGACCTCATCGAATCGGCACTCAAACACCTCATCGACAACGCGCTCGAACACAACGACCGCGTCATCCCGGAGGTCGGCGTCACCGTCGAGCGGAGCGCGACCTCGAACGACTACGTCGAGATTCGAATCGCCGACAACGGGCCGGGCGTCCCCGACGCCGAACTCTCCGTCCTCGAATCGGGGACCGAGACGCCGCTCCAGCACATCAGCGGACTCGGCCTCTGGCTGGTCCAGTGGATAATCGACCGCTCGAACGGTCGGCTCCGGTTCACGGAGAACGAGCCGCGGGGGTCCGTCGCCATCGTCGGCCTCCGGAGCGCCGACCGAGCAGCCTCCGCCAGCGACGGCGGCACGATAACGGGCGAGTCGGAGACGGACTGA
- a CDS encoding FlaD/FlaE family flagellar protein, with product MYLDPDEYDPDELRRIARDAPRARRNGDGRFDDGRFDDGRFDDRGPFRFDNPLFDRSRQEASEALRSSQLEHLLVHQSRGEEDGVEKPYLRSLPDKYGAERVVFDWLEFLVLKSGFKRAMDALRYYQTVGWVTPDVEETLRDYLLGFSADVDEPTDLDVDDHLLSLVYVARLSSMV from the coding sequence ATGTACCTGGACCCGGACGAATACGACCCAGACGAACTTCGACGTATCGCGCGTGACGCACCACGAGCCAGACGGAACGGCGACGGTAGATTCGACGACGGCCGGTTCGACGACGGCCGGTTCGACGACCGCGGACCGTTCCGGTTCGATAACCCGCTTTTCGACCGGAGCCGACAGGAGGCGTCCGAGGCGCTCCGGTCGAGCCAACTCGAACACCTGCTCGTCCACCAGTCCCGCGGCGAGGAAGACGGCGTCGAAAAGCCGTATCTCCGCTCGCTGCCGGACAAGTACGGCGCGGAGCGCGTCGTCTTCGACTGGCTGGAGTTCCTCGTCCTCAAAAGCGGGTTCAAGCGGGCGATGGACGCCCTCCGGTACTACCAGACGGTCGGCTGGGTCACGCCGGACGTCGAGGAGACGCTCCGGGACTATCTCCTCGGCTTCTCCGCCGACGTCGACGAACCGACCGACCTCGACGTCGACGACCACCTGCTGAGCCTGGTCTACGTCGCCCGCCTCTCCTCGATGGTGTGA
- a CDS encoding chemotaxis protein CheD, with protein sequence MQVYTTDTPAARSGRIKVGIADFAVSSDESTLTTSGLGSCIGVALYDPETGVSGLAHAMLPEADDGSEPAKFVDTGVELLIAEMQAVGADTDRIVAKIAGGSTMFDFTSADGDGSIGDRNVAATRTTLDGFGIDVVAEDVGGSHGRSLELDSETGDLRVRSAKSGTHVL encoded by the coding sequence ATGCAAGTTTACACCACGGACACGCCCGCGGCCCGCTCCGGCCGAATCAAGGTCGGAATCGCCGACTTCGCCGTCTCCAGCGACGAGAGCACGCTGACGACGAGCGGTCTCGGTTCCTGTATCGGCGTCGCGCTGTACGACCCCGAGACCGGCGTCTCGGGGCTCGCACACGCGATGCTTCCGGAGGCGGATGACGGCAGCGAGCCGGCGAAGTTCGTCGACACCGGCGTCGAACTCCTGATCGCAGAGATGCAGGCAGTCGGCGCGGACACCGACCGAATCGTCGCCAAAATCGCCGGGGGAAGCACGATGTTCGACTTCACCTCGGCCGACGGCGACGGCAGTATCGGCGACCGAAACGTCGCCGCGACGCGAACGACGCTCGACGGGTTCGGCATCGACGTCGTCGCCGAGGACGTCGGCGGCTCCCACGGCCGTTCGCTGGAACTCGACAGCGAGACCGGCGACCTCCGCGTGCGAAGCGCGAAGAGCGGCACTCACGTTCTCTGA